A region from the Acomys russatus chromosome 24, mAcoRus1.1, whole genome shotgun sequence genome encodes:
- the LOC127207346 gene encoding bublin coiled-coil protein-like, translating to MSGPNGDLGMPVDVGMEGENDSFGEAEYAAINSMLDQINSCLDHLEEKNDHLHARLQELLESNRQTRLEFQQQLGEDPSDASS from the exons ATGTCGGGCCCCAACGGGGACCTAGGCATGCCGGTGGATGTGGGCATGGAAGGCGAGAATGACAGCTTCGGGGAAGCAG aGTACGCGGCCATCAACTCCATGTTGGATCAGATCAACTCTTGTCTGGACCACCTCGAGGAGAAGAATGACCACCTCCATGCCCGCCTCCAGGAGCTGCTGGAGTCCAACCGGCAGACGCGCCTGGAATTCCAGCAACAGCTTGGGGAGGACCCCAGTGATGCCAGCTCCTAG